The genomic interval AAGCCATATGGCACCTTTATTCCAGAAGGAAGGCATTTTGTCTTGAAATCTGTAAACTAGAAAATCTGCTGCATCCTGACAAAAATGCAACATTACCAGTTACAGAAGCagaaacattaagaaaaaaaaaaaaaaacaaacaaaaaagcacacCAGGATAAGTTTCATCAGATGTCCAGTTTTCACTGAAATATCCTTGAAAAGGAAATACCCCTGTATGTGCACTTccagtcttttttaaaattaatatgagTCAGAgctttgatttttgtgggaaacCTGATATATATACAACATTCCCAATTTAGCAGAAGGATCTCTTCCAGCATGGATCTCCTCCAGGCACAAAAGCACTGAAGTCCTCTGGATAGATATGCTACCAGACATGACAGCAGTCCTGCACACTGGCAGAAGcatcattcccatcccaggaatTATGGATGAGAAATGTAGAAAAATACTGCACTCCAGTGGAGCCAGGACACCCAAGGCACTTCTCAGAGCAGCAACAAGTGATGCTCTTGACATTTTTTATATGGTATCAGGCTGTTCCTTCTCTCACAGCCTCCTACAACCCAGGTTTTGATCCAGTGGATCAGTGAAAATGGTGTTGCCTCTCAGCTCTCTGCTTGGACTGAGACAACAAGATGAAATTCCAGAAGTGCTTTAACTCGTTGCCCCTCACCTTGTTCAGCCAAAACCAAAGGCAGCAATAAGTGAAAGCTGTTTTCAGTGCTGCCCCAAAGGGCAAATAATCACCAGCAGCAATGTGTTCTCCCAAGGAAACCAAGCTGGTGACCACTGACCATACCACAATACCCAGCCACAAGCAATTCCTTGGGCTTGAAGGCAGCAGGACAAACTGGGGAGAATGCTTTGGGGAAGCACCAAGCGTGAAGGTGAGCAGCCACACCCAGTGCCTGCTGTgactgctcccagccccaaacaTTCACCCCACACGTGCTGACAGCTGCAGCCCTCCTGCCATGCCAGGGATGTCCTTGCAGGTGGCAGATGCAGCAACAATCCCTCCTCAGCACCGAGGCACGGCCTCATTGTGCTCCTACAAAGGACTTTGGACCATGGCCCGTTTCCAGAGCAAGCACAGGAGGCTCTCTTTGTGTGGGCTTTTCTGTGAAAgcacactcagagctctggaaaTGTTTACTAAACCCTTTCTTCCTGGTTCTGCAGGTCACTGTAGTTGTTTGGATACACCTAGAGCTCCCAGGAAGACATAACGATGGTTAACTTGCAGCAATGTTCTCTCTGTAAATAACTGCTGTGATCAAGGTTAAGCTCTTTGTGGTTGAGTGGATTTTAATCTGAGCAAAGAATGTGTGGGCAAAGCTCTGCTGATCCGGAGCCCTCCGGGGACTCCCTGGGCCCGATCCCAAGCAGCTGGGTGCCTCATTAGGGTGTGAATGAGGCTTTGCTGCAGAAAAGCTACAGAAAAGAGAATTGCAACTCCCTGGCTTATTGATTTCTATTGCGATGGTAACAGCTCACATAGATCTTCACTCCAACACAGTCATCACTTCCTCCTGCTTGGGGCTGCCTCTTCCACACCTGTGCAATTACACCCAGGCTGGCAGTCTGTACGTCAATCCCAGCCGATTCCCAATGGTTTGCCTGTCTCCAGGTCGCAGGATCTGTCAGCAGCTGGAGCTTCACGGCAGCGCTGGCACGGGCAGCACCTGGCAGGCTCCTCACAGCAAGATTGATGCactcccacagcacagcagctcatCAGCTCCCAACAGCTCCACCAAGAAATCAGTGTCCCTGACAAACTGCCTCCCCTGGAGCAAACACACCTCAGCCCAGCGTTTCCAGAATACAGATTTTTCCCAGTGTGGTGACAGGCTCCTCGGCCTGACCACAGCAAAGTTGGCTATGAACCTACTGCTTTCATTTGGTTTATACCCCACTGGCAGTTTAAAGGAGCACAAACCTGGATACCACCAGCAATACTAAAACAGAGAGGTTTCAAGTGGAAAGATTTTAATGAATGATCTGTATGTTGGCAGGAATTAACTGAAGAACATTCTGGGAACTCTCCCAGATGACTGCAGTGTTGCAGGAACTTGTCCCCTTGAGCAAGTTTGGGAAAACTGTTTGACCCCAGGTCTGGCACTAATGGCGTTTTTTCCCCACCACTTCTCAGCTGCATCAGATCTCAATGTCTGATgtcccccagcagctctgagcttcCCTTAAAGCTCCACTGAACATATTCCTTTCTGCAGCCAATGCTTACAGCCAGGATATGCCTCTGCCCATGCCCTGAATTTTCAGCTATCCACTCACAGCTCTCTTCTTgtcctggcaggaggggacagcagctgACTCACTGTGCTGGGAAGCAGGATGAGATGGGCCCACAGATCTGGACAGGATAAGGATGTGATTTTAGGGCTGGTGAAAGGTACAAACCTCTCACCCCCACAGTCTTGTTAGGGTGGCAATCACTCAACACCTCAAAAACTTTGTAACAACCCAGAGGACAGATCAATGTCTCAGGAAAACACAGAACTCCTGAAGAAACGGTTTGGCCAAAACGACACAGCAGAGTAACAACTACAAACTGAAACTATCACTGATAACAGCCCAGATTGCTCCTCCACCACTGGTGGGTTCTTTCAGATCTACCAGGAATTCACTTTGCCTTATAATATTCAGGGAGCACAGAAGcatgaaatttgatttttttcttctgaagatgCTGgagattattttaattctaaCTTGGTATCGCTAAAAGAAAGCTCTTATTCAGTGGTTTAATAGAATGTCTTTTAGTATCTCTTGCAGCAATACaatctctgctttctttcctaTAAATGTACTAATCTCACCAAAGGATATAATTTGAACAGTAGAATGAAGTGGAATAAAAATATGCAGCAGCAGGCAAATGTCCTTTTCAAACAGGAACCTGCTCTGAGCTATGTGCACTCTGTTCCATCAGATTAGACAGAGCAACAATTTAAATCTCAGCCCCAATGATCAGTATGAAGAGCAGAAAATGTTCTTTCACCCTCTCCTGGAAGCCGGTATGAGCAGATGCACAGTGGAGAGAGGCAGAAGCAAAAGCAGACAGCAGGGGAGGTGAGATGTATCAGAGAGGGGACACTAAATAAAGAGTGAGGAGTTAGAGAACTGTCTTGGCAGAGAGAGCCAGATACACAGAGAAATGATTCACTgggttaaaaacaaacacaaaagcagCAGGGATAAAAGGGCAGAACATACACTGGGAGACACATCCAGAAGATTTACAAATTTATTGCCTGCTTGAAACACATTTCCAGGGGGCTAACaggccatttttttttctgcttgaacTCAACATCAATTAAGAAAGACTTCAACTGCACTAGAACATGCAAGAGAAATATCACTATTCCAAgttaaatgatgaaaaaaataggTGAACACTGCTAGCATGGTAAATAAAAGCAGAATCACTCCCTGACTGGTGTCTGGAACTAAAAACACTTTCCCAACAATGATGGAAGatgaaatgactgaaaaaacACCGCACTCCAAGTACCCCCACATGACCCCAATGTCTTCCATAGCAGGGTGAGATcaccccagggatggggactaATGCCAGTAtttaataaaaagcaattttaaagtACAACAGCTTTATTTCCACCTGGCAAACTGCTGTGAGCGTATCAGTACTGCCCACAGAAGATTAATCAGTAGTTCAAGACCTACACAACAAAGGATtgcttggtttgggtttttgtccTCTTAAAGACTTCACTGTTCTTACAGAGAACGGAGAACACCTTGGGCTGTAACTGTTTTGCCActagagaaattaaaataaagaagttaAGAAATACTTGAGCAAAGCAGACAAAGGCAGTACTTTTGCTCATTTAAAGGAAAACCTTATTTTAGGAAAATTAAACTTTGGAGAAAAGGTTCTTTCAGGAAACACTTCCTGTTGCAATACGAACAGAACGTACAATATGTACTACATTCAGAGTTATGCTTTCCCTTCATGAGGAGCAAAGCTGTCTGTCTTCACTACGacttttcaggtttttcttctgatttttcatttatCAGGTCtttaaatcccaatttttccagTGGTTCATTAGCCATAAGTTGCCTAAGtaaacaagaagaaaacaaaaaacattttagagAACACAGCCTATAAGCAAGagaacagcagcattttctatttcatttactattattatttacCCCAAACAGATCCAAGACATCTATACAGAGTGACTGCTTTTGACAAGACCtcagaaaattcagtttaaGGAAAGCAACACCCAgtgattaattttttccccttaacaGTGGTTTTCCAATTAAATGTGTTGTTTCCCCATTCTAGTTGCAGAATAAGAGTTTAGTCAGAAACTGACCTGACTCCTGGttaactttatttaaaaaattgcataaGATCTTCCTAAAATTCTACCAATgatgtttacatttttaagtGAATTTGCTTTAGAACAGCCTTTGTGGTGACACTAGATTTTGCTGTAGTGATTTTCAAACTTATTTTTGATTTCCAGTGTACTTTCCCTAGATACAGGGAAATTTGTGCATTTTTCATAGTTCCCTGACTCACCCTTGTACAGGAAGCATTGCAAAGCAATGCATGAATGGAAACATCCCTGGAAAACCAATCACCAACACTTTCTTCACTTGAACTGAGGTACAAAAACTTATAACTTGCTTGCTTGAAACATATTTCTTAGGAGCTAGTATGCCAAATTATTTTCACTTGAACTCAGCATTAATGAAAACTCAATTGCATTAgtgtatgaaagaaaaataccactGGCTCTGATAATTAATTGAGTTACACACAACACTTGGAATCGTCTTGAAGACAGTCAGCGCTTATTGAGAAGGTGAGCAAAGTATGGGCTACAAGTTAAAAGTTTAACTTgtaatcacagcagaaaataaaataaaaaaaagcttccCACTGGCCGCTGTGCAGGGGGGAAGCCGCCCGTAGGGGCTGGGGAACATGGAAGCCACAAGGCAGGTAACATGCAGGTGCCACACGGAGCATTGTCCGTTTCCTTCATGGCCAGAACACCCGGCGTGACCGCGGGCCCCGCTCGGGGCTCCCCGCTCGGGGCTCCCCGCTCGGGGCTCCCCGCTCGGGGCTCCCCGCTCGGGGCTCCCCGCTCTCCGGCCCGGCGCACTCGCCTGTCCATGCGGCACTCCAGGTAGGCCATGGCGCTCTGCCGGCAGGCCGCGCTCTCGTAGCCGCTGTGCCGGAGACACTCCATGAAGCGCTCCTTGAAGGCGCTGCACTCCCCTGCAACACACAGCGAGCCCCGCGCTAGCGCCGCAACCCGGCCCGGGGGACAGGCCCGGGGGGACGGGCCCGGGGGGACAGGCCCGGCGCTAGGCCCCGCAACCGCACCGAAGTGATCCAGCGGGAACGCGCCCTTGTCCGGCGGCCGCGCCGTGAAGCTCTTGCTGCTGAAGTTCATGGCGGTGGACATGGCGCTGCCGGGGGTGGGGACGCGGACGGCCCGGTCCCTGCGGCCACTCTCGGTCCCTGCGGTCACTCCCGGTCCCTCCGGTCACTATCCCGGTCCCCACGGTCACTCTCCCGGTCCCCACGGtcaccctcctgtccctccGGTCACTATCCCGGTCCCTCTCCCGCCGCCGGGGGGAGCCGCGCGCCGAGCGCATCGAGCGAGTCACGTGGTCGAAGTCGCGCGGAgcgggcggggccgcgcggCCACGGAAGCGGCGTGGGTGTTGCTATGGCAACCGGAGCGATGCCCATCGCCATGGTGACGGCGCCGTCCGCCATGTTGGGCCGGGCCCGGAGCGGGAGCGTCGCTCCCGTCCCCGCATCCAGGGCTCCGACAGCCTCTGCGAAATAAACCGATTCCTCCTCACGAAACCCGTGTCGTTGTCCTCATTCCCCCCTGAGTGGTCCGAGTGTTTTCTGGGTTGCCCTGCGCaggactttgatgatccttgtgggtcttTTCCAGCTCGGGATATTCTGGGGTTCCGTGAGTCCGTGATTCGCTCCTGTGAATGGGTGGCTGTGATGGTCTGGATGGACCCGGAAAAACGGTCTGTCCTTGGCATTTGTGCGTCgggagatggaggaggaaaGAGCCAAACTTGGAGCCTGGTGTCTGTAAATCCCTTCAAACAGGATCCAGCCTTGACCAACCTTTCCCTTTTCTATGCAGGGCTGAGGCCaggctcctccttcccttctgccCAAAGTACATTCCTCACCTGTCACTGCTGAGCGCGTCCTGACTTCAGAGCCCATTTCTGGacacagctgtggctggagtgtgatcccagagccctggggatgGCACCAACAGGATCAGCTTCCTTAGAAAGCCAGCAGGGTTTTGGATGGGGTGTCCCCATTCCTCTCAACCACCAGGCACCCATGGTGGCCACGATGTGGTTCCTCATCTCTCATTAATCCTCGTGGTTTAAACAGCACACAAACCCTACAGACAGTGCTGAGTTATTTTGTACCTCCTACAAGCATTGGGAGCGCATGTGGATTTCCATCATGTGGCAAAAACGCTGGTGGCACCAGCAACACCAAGGGGTTGTTGGCAGAAGCTTGGGAAATGGTGAACTTCCAGATCCTCAAGATGTACAACCAAGAAAAACACCTGCCTGCAAGTTTACAGCACGAACTCTTCAGATTCACAGTCTTCTGAAAGGAGGATGAGAAATAGCTTTAATTTAACTCACCAAGTGTTAACCATGGATTATGCaggtattttttcttctttgcccACAGCTGCAATTGGTTTAAGAcagtattttatctttttttaagttgattttcttttaattaaatgacTGAGCTAAGCAGAAAGAATTCAaggctggaggaaaaaaagaaatgaaatagcTTCAATTTTTAAGGACAGCCATTATGGAAATATTAACTGCAGCTCCGTTTAAAGTGTCTTTTGTTTATGCTTTGATTGCTTTCTTATTACAGTATTGAAATTGTAAATGGAAAATTACACCATGTTCTATTACATAAGCAACTGGTTTGCACAGCTTGAAATATAAGGTTTTATTATTAGGTTTTCAGGGCTATGAACAATAGATGGGTTTTATTATACAGTAAATAGCACTTTTCCACTTGACTTCGTTACAACACTTAATGGTAAAAGGGAGATATTCCTCTTTCATAAATACATGCAGCAAACTGTCTCCCAGACTTCAGACGACCGAGCAGCAGGGAAGTAACTTTGGTTTATCTAGACAAGTTTAACTGACATGTC from Poecile atricapillus isolate bPoeAtr1 chromosome 14, bPoeAtr1.hap1, whole genome shotgun sequence carries:
- the LOC131584684 gene encoding cytochrome c oxidase assembly protein COX19, which translates into the protein MSTAMNFSSKSFTARPPDKGAFPLDHFGECSAFKERFMECLRHSGYESAACRQSAMAYLECRMDRQLMANEPLEKLGFKDLINEKSEEKPEKS